The window CGAAGCGTTTTCTGTCCATGTCCAAGAGCACCCAAATCTCCAAACAAATCCCATGGCTTGATGTGTTTGTTTTGTGATAAAGAACCAAATAAATGGCAACACCACAGATGCAGCTTCCTCCTGCTGTGCCCTCAAGGCcacctggcactgccctggggacagcagtgccCCATCTCCTGCCTCCCCCAGACAGGAGCAAAGGGAAGGACGAGGTGCTGAGTGCCCACGGGGACAGGAAGGGACCAGCAGTGCCTCACACACCCTCTGCAGACACGCTCAGGAGCTTTTCCTGTCAAAGCAAACCacttttaagggatttttctagCCGAACAGCCCAAGGTCTGAAGCACAAAAAGTCAGGAGTGAATCAAGTGTTGCCCACCTGgagccacagccctgctccaggctgtCCCAGGGGAAGCATGGAGGGCTTGGCAGGGTgagggagagctgctggcagggcctGTGTGCTCCTGGGAGGGCTCACAGCAGGGCTCACagcaggctggcagagctgatcCCCATGGTCTGCTCATGCAGGggcagccgagccccctcccagcccccagcactggcactgTGGCACCAGATGAGCCAAGAGGCCACAAATGAAATGAACCCCAGAACCTGAACCTGCTCCTCacaaggcagcaggagatgaCACCGAGGGtcagcagggaaaggcagatCTGGCTACTGAAAACACCATGGGTGTCTGACTTTGGGTTTGTGGGACCAACACAGGCACTTTAAATAGAGATTTGGGTCCCCACAGAGAGATTTGGGTCCCCACAGAGAGATTTGGGTCCCCACAGAGCAGGATTTCAGCCTGCACCCCAACATCAGCACCAGCAGAGACCCCACACGGTCATTCCCTATCCAAGCTCACTTAGGCAACGCCAGGAAGCAGGAACTGTACAAGAGGTCCTGAAACAGGGAAAGGGCTGAGCCACTGAGGCTGCTGGAGCTAAATGTGCTCTACAGAAATCACAGAAGCACAAGTTATCTGCTGCTTCCTTGTCCAtcttctcctccctgggcaCACATTCCACCTCCAAAGTTCATCAGCTCCGCAGTTTGCTTCCTTGATTGTCcgaaaaacccaaaacatccagtgaaaTTCAGACAGCAGAAGGAATTTGGCTTCAATAAGGATCGGGGTAgactgggaaaaacaaaaatcaaacgTGGCACAGCACACTCCACATGGAAAGAGGAGGATTGTGGCTGCAGCAAAGCCCTGGAATGCTGCTCGGGTCCTTCAGCAGTACACCTGGAGCAGAGGTGCCCCAGAAGAGTCAGTCTCTGTGTCCTGGAAAGAGGAATCTCTGCTGGCTGGAGAGCCTTGGGGagcaaagagaagagaagagacgGTGCCATTAGCCCAGAGGAagcacagcagcctggcactggggaaggagctgccaCAAAAGGCTTTGTGTACCATGAGGGAGGAGAAAGCCACACAAAGCCATGGCAAGGAACAGCCCTGCCTGCATTGCAGCCATCTCCCAGGACAGAGCTGATGTGCAGGAGGAAACTTGTCCTTTAGGCCTGGGCTGCTCTTTGGGAGGATCAGAGCTCGGGGCAGCCCCACACTCCTGCCTGCTTCCCTTTTGCACAGTTCCTTTTGTTGCCAGTCTCACCCAGCTGTGACCTCTGGCAGGCACACCCCAAATGCAGCCCCAAGCTGTGTCAAGGCacagagaaactgaaaactcCCAGCTCAGGTCCTGTGCAAGGACAGGGAACGTGCCACTCGTGGATTTCAGCCCTTGTCACAAAGGCCCACCAACCCACGAGTGTCCGAGCTCCAGTGCTCCCAAGGCGCAGGAGAAGCGAGGGGAAGCTGaggagcagggccagctcaGCCTTTGTGGAGGGTGAGGACATGAAAGAGGGGATGTTCAGGGCacccctctgcagccctggccCCGGCCAGGTGCGTTACCTGCGCTGCTGTGCCGCCTCATGTTCCTGGCCAGCACATCCGCCGCCGTCTCCTCCGAGATCTGCACGGCCAGCTCTGCAACGAGAAACAAGAGGGCCTGAGACAGTGAGGGATGGTGGAATGGATGACTCAGCACTCAGGATCCCTGTCAGGAAGCACCCTCAGGGAACAGCACAGGCAGACTCTGATTCCTCCCATTGCTTCCGCTGTTGTCCGGGTAGTCTGAGCTGTGTGTCCTTAAACGCAGGAGCAGCCTCTCTGCTAATCTGGGAAGCACAACACCCACACGGCTTCCTCTCATACTTCTGGGTATCTCATTGCCCCCACACTCAGCTTCTCAAGGTTTTCTCTAAAAACAAACTCTGTTATACCCTGCTCTGGAGCTCAGACACTTGAGGCTGCTCTCAcaaggaggaaggagcaggaggcacTGGTGCTGTGGAACAGCCCTTCCCTCCTTTTTGCAGGGATATTCACTGTGTGGAGGAGATCTGGGCTCTGAGGTGTCTGAGGGTGGCATTAGCCAGGCAGCACATGGGAGAGCCAGCTGAGTAACTGGACATCCTCTGCCACAAGCAGCTCGTCTGGTCCTACCAGTTCAGTTTGACTCAGCTTTTCTGCCTCCTTTGGATGAGCacaggcagaagcagcagcagcagcacaaacccctCTATGGCTCAGCACAAACCTCACGGGCAAGGAAAGACAGGctcaaaaaacccacagcacagacagggtgagcagcagagctctccaTAAGGACCTCCACTCACACACCCCAGGAGAACACCCAGCGGGGTTCCAGCCCCGCTCCAGCGCCACATCTCCGTGGCTTTGATGACCCAGCCCcgtggcagcaggcagggacacccagggacccccacgTACCGTCCTGGCTGATGACCATGGACTCCAGCATCGTCTCGTTGCCGCTGTCGGGCGCGTTGCCCCGGCTGGACTTGTCCTCGTGGCTCTGGCTGGGGACGGAGATGTGGGGCCGGACCCTGCTCTTGCGGGTGCTGATGCGGATGATGCCTCGGACCAGCCTGCACTCGGCATCCTGCTCGTCCAGGTTGTAGTCCTGAGTTATGCTGTTGATGAGGTCCGAGATCTTGTTGGTCTTCTCCAGGAAGACGGTGTCCGAGGTGCACTTGGCCAGCTCGTCGATCTGGTGGACGCTGAACAGCTCCGTGAGCTTCTTGAAGATGAGGACGTCGATCTGCCGGCTGGACATGGAGCCGTTCAGCTCGCTGATGTCCACGTCCGACTCGTGGAAGGAGTAATACTCCTCCGAGCTCCGGTGGCTGCTGGGGAGCGGCGGCTTTTCAATGCTGTTCCTGAAgggcttctccagcagctccttgcagcAGGAATCAGATTCCAGGTGGTGGTTGGGGTTCCTGTTTGGATAGACAGGGATGCCCTTCAGCTTCACGTCTGGGTAACTGAAACTGCTGCCCATGCTGGACTTTTTGATCTGGTTCCCGTTCTTCTCAGCAGGAGAGGTGTTGGTGGGGCTGTTTGGCAGCCGCCCGTTGTAGTCTCCGTTCTTCCCATCGTCTGTGGAGGTCTCAGCGGGCCCCGGATAGGGAATGCAGACACTGCAGTCCTGGAAGCAGCCCCCACACGTCACTATGCAACAGAAAACGGCCTTGTACGTGTTCCAGGCCTGAGACAGGGAGGAGCAGCAAAAGCTCTGGTTTGGGGGAGCCTCTGCTGTCCCAGAGATGAAGGTGATGGTCTCAGCCTCTCGGCCGTTGGAGTCTTTGAGCTCGGCCTTGCGCCCTTTCCTGTCCCGCATCTGCTGGGCCCGGCTGCGGCTGGCTTTGATCTCGGGTGTGGAGCCACTGAACACCTCCAGGCTGACATCTGTGTCCCTGGCTGCCCGTGCTCGCAGGGGCACGGCCTCCGGGCCGGGCTGCTCCCGCTGCCGGGGgctgctcagctcctggggaaggcGGCTCCTCCGGCCCAGCATGGCTCGGCGCTCGGGCACCTGCAGGACAGGAGGGCTCAAATCAGAGCAATCCACTCATCACCAGTCCCACCTCAGTGAGCTGTGCATCAGCACAGAGGGCTCTGACAGCCAGAGACTCCCAAAGTCAACGTTTCAGTGACTTAGGGGAATATTTCGCATCAGGACTCGCGCTGTTCTCACTCAGGGCCCGCGTTCCGGGCTTCTCCCACTGCCCAAACTTTGCTGCTTCCTTTGGCTGGATGCTCAAATCAGAAGAGGGATGCTTTAAAAGGGCTATTTTCAGACATCAAAATCCCTGTAACCTTCAGAAGAGTTTTCTCCACACAGCTGGAAGAAGAGCCGGCTCCAGAGCAATAAAGGAGCAGCGCAGCTGGAGGTGGAGCCACTGACAGGCTCCAAAGGGAAagtatctttttttaaacaacttCCCTTTGTCTTGCATTCCTTGGGATTAGGCTGGGCCCTGACAGCACTTATCCATTTCAAAACACATCGTGCCCAGGAGGAGATGACAAGCAATCCATCATTGTGCAAGCTGCCAATTCCAACTCCACGTTATTTGCTGCTATTTCAATTTAGAGGATTTAGCAATGACAGCATTACCAACACTAATGATTTTTGCCAGTCATGCTAAGGTCAGGTGATGTCAAAGACTTCCCTATGAAAACTCAATGTCTTCATCTGGATTAAGGAAAAGATCTTGTCAACAAGTCGGTCTCAAATCACTCCCCATGGGAACAAAACCTTTGCAAACCCCGCTACAGCAATcccccagcagagcctgctcagctgtgccaacacagctcctccaggtctgcagggagctgctgtgccctgtCACGTTCTGCCTGCACAGAGCCAGGCTTCACACTTCAGCACCTCAATCCTCCCTCTTCTTCATCTTTTCATTATTAAAGCTCAGCACGGGGCGATGTGAGGAAAGTCAGGTCAGGGCTGTCACTCCCCActtctcctgctctgcctttaTCCCAGGCTGTGGTGGGTCCCCAAACTCTCCATGGTTTCCAGGCTTCTTGGCTGCTTTCACCTCCAAGAGATCCTTTTAAATACTAATTAGGGTAATTAATAAGCAGTGAGAGCCCAGCCATAGCTCAAGTGTTTTAGGGCTGTCCTTGTTGCTTTACCATGGACTTTCTATAGGGCACCTCAAGcatgaataaataaatctgtCAGACCTTGTTAGAGCATTGCctcttttttcctggtttttaaaCCAATAGTCACATTTTCCCCACAAAGGAACAGGCACAGACTGAAAACCAGGCACTTACAGCACACCACTGCTTTCCAGGAATAGTTTGGCTCTGTTACCTTCCGAAAATTCATCCCAGGAGCTCCCTTTGCACATTTCTGGGCAATATGCAAAGTAAAAAGCCACATATGCTCCaatttcagtgctgagcaggcagagctccctCACCTCAGCACCACTGGAGGGTTTTAATTGCTTTCACTTCAGAacaagttgggttttttcccctcaactTCCTCATTTTTGTAATGaagttcaaaattaaaaaacagactgaaaaaagcacgaaatgaaatgaaaacatttgaGCTTCCTGGGATGTTTCTTTTCATTCCAAAGCCTCACTGAGAGACCCAACCTCTCCACTGCACAGCAACACTCCTTTATACAACAACAGACAATATTCTGGAGTTTCAGAGCATGGACAGAGAGAGGAGCATTATCTCAGCTCTGAGGAAATGACCTGCAGCCACAGGTGGCAGAGACAGCTCTGGGCTCTCCCACTCCCATCTCACCTTTCTGGGAGCTCTGGACCACGTGGAAAAGCTCCTCAGGAGCACAGAAAGGACACAGCTCCTCGatccagcagcttccccagcacGGGAAGGGGCTGGACCAAAACCCTCAGCCATAAATAAACTCTCAGACCAAAATCCACAGCCAAGTGTTACTCACACGATGGTTGGGAGCTTCCTCTGCTCTCACACAGGCACCGTGAGTGACTGGAGAAGATCCCTCTAGAGAGGCTCAGCATCTGCTCCAGAGGAGCCAGGAGGGATCTACACAGGGTCTGCAGCACTCAGAGTTAGCCAGGGTCTAAGATCTTCATTGTTCAGAGGGAGGGATTTCCTtggaaagttttaaaaaagcTCAGTTAAGTTGGGAATCTCCTGAACAACGTCACATCCCTTTGCCTATACAcaccagtgctgctggcagccagggaATGCCTCCTGAATTCCAGGATTTACACACTGATACAGCTCCTCTGAGCTCTGTGCAAGCATCCACAGCTGGGGAGTGTCCTAAGGAGCTGAAGTCACCTGTTAAGGTCCTGCTCCCAACTGCTGGCACCGGGCAGGGATGGAGATCCTGACCCAGAGTGAACGTGGATCCAGCATCctccctgtgcatccctggggATGCAGCATCTTCCCTCTCAGCATTTGAGACAGAAACCCCTGGCCAAGGAACTGCCTCCTCCCAAATGGAAAGAGAAGGGGAGACCCACCTGGGCACAAACAGAGCCCCCTCCGCCTACCTTGGCCCCCACCATGTCCTCCACGGGGGATTtctggggagaggaggagcaggaacgGCAGGGGACAGAcccatcccagcctgtcctgctctgcacagGCTCCCACCGCGCCCCCCACTCCATTTTCCAGCCCTGGCAATCAGAGCCGGCCCCAGCCGGGACCGGGGGCTGTTCCCAGCCGGGACcgggggctgtccccagccgGTACCGGGGCTGTTCCCAGCCGGTaccggggctgtccccagccgGGACCGGGGCTGTTCCCAGCCGGTaccggggctgtccccagccgGGACCGGGGGCTGTTCCCAGCCGGGACCGGGGGCTGTTCCCAGCCGGGACCGGGGGCTGTTCCCAGCCGGTACcgggggctgtccccagccgGTACCGGGGGCTGTTCCCAGCCGGGACCGGGGGCTGTTCCCAGCCGGGACcgggggctgtccccagccgGGACCGGGGCACACGAGGGTCCCTGTGCCGGGGGATCCCGGCGCGCACGGGGAAGGGGAGAAGGCTCCGCggcggggacagcccgggggcGGAGGGGATCCCGGTGTGGGGGTGCCGGGGGTGCCGGgccctctctccctccttccctccctccctgccggTCGCGGCCTGCGGctgcccccgggccgggccgggcgggaggcgccgggcggcggggccggagccggagccggggcTGATGCCGGGGCTGATGGCAGGCCCGGGGCCGGGTGGGGGCCAGcaccggggccgggccgggccgggccgggctctcgTTACCTGCGAGCCGGGAGCGCGTCCGGCCCCGCCTCACCTGCGCCAGGTGCGCCACGTGACCCGGACGGGCCGCGCCGAGGGACAGCAGAGTGCGGTGGGCGAAGCTGCTCCGTACCCAGGACCGGGCACAGACCCGGGAACAAACCCGGGAATAAACCCGGGAATAGACCCGGGAACAAAATCCCGGGAACAAAATCCCGGGAACAAACCCGGGAGTAAACATCGGGAATAGACCCGGGAACAAAATCCCGGGAACAAAATCCCGGGAACAAACCCGGGAATAAACATCGGGAATAGACCCGG is drawn from Poecile atricapillus isolate bPoeAtr1 chromosome 24, bPoeAtr1.hap1, whole genome shotgun sequence and contains these coding sequences:
- the KDF1 gene encoding keratinocyte differentiation factor 1, which translates into the protein MLGRRSRLPQELSSPRQREQPGPEAVPLRARAARDTDVSLEVFSGSTPEIKASRSRAQQMRDRKGRKAELKDSNGREAETITFISGTAEAPPNQSFCCSSLSQAWNTYKAVFCCIVTCGGCFQDCSVCIPYPGPAETSTDDGKNGDYNGRLPNSPTNTSPAEKNGNQIKKSSMGSSFSYPDVKLKGIPVYPNRNPNHHLESDSCCKELLEKPFRNSIEKPPLPSSHRSSEEYYSFHESDVDISELNGSMSSRQIDVLIFKKLTELFSVHQIDELAKCTSDTVFLEKTNKISDLINSITQDYNLDEQDAECRLVRGIIRISTRKSRVRPHISVPSQSHEDKSSRGNAPDSGNETMLESMVISQDELAVQISEETAADVLARNMRRHSSAGSPASRDSSFQDTETDSSGAPLLQVYC